A portion of the Clupea harengus chromosome 18, Ch_v2.0.2, whole genome shotgun sequence genome contains these proteins:
- the kirrel1a gene encoding kin of IRRE-like protein 1a isoform X1 produces the protein MQRILLLSLALCTFHRVAGAARFSQEPADQSVVLGQRVVLSCVVFNYSGIVQWTKDGLALGIGEDLRAWPRYRVLRLVDVGQYNLEITYAELSDDSLYECQATEAALRSRRAKLTVLIPPDDPVIEGGPEILLTAGAPFNLTCVSRGAKPASIIEWLKEGLPVEGAVSTTELLRDRKRVTTRSFLPILPVDTDTGRNFTCITSNQAIPAGKRTTAKLNVYHPPIVTLSIEPRSVLEGERVTFTCQATANPPIRGYKWAKGGVILQGARERVFVTKADHSFFTEPVSCLVFNDIGSTNVSILVDVHFGPYLVVEPRPVTTDIDSDVTLNCKWSGNPPLTLTWTKKGSSMVLSNSNQLYLKSVSQADAGQYVCKAIVPRIGVGETEVTLTVNGPPIISSEAVQYAVRGERGEVKCYIASTPPPDKIVWAWKENVWEKENGKLMERYTVEQSKPSQGGAVLSTLTINNVMETDFQSTYNCTAWNAFGPGTMIITLEEMEIVPVGIIAGGTIGCIILVLLLSMALVLFLYRQRKGSRRGVTLGKPDIKVETINKETHSLEEDSASVSTATRMVKAMYSFLPSVSLSPSSQPFKDDIDHKQELRSDTLDTRQDYELKDPTNGYYNVRASTHDEGRPASRSMHYSEYRTTTTAGGAATVSVSASSAGGGAGGAAGGGGGGTPGSLAPGSRGGGCYDPRPPSRLSHNSYAQFNTFGRAGQSQQGGASAGPSPGDFPPDCSLLDSSPQLAYDNYAYPSHYPSYRMGFAPPSLAPLEGGPAYEMYGVGPPVGGGAGGGAGAPGAGSEASLGKYGSSTRFSYTSQHSDYSHRHTQRMQTHV, from the exons ATGCAGCGGATTCTGCTCCTGAGTTTGGCGCTGTGTACTTTTCACCGAG TGGCCGGAGCGGCCCGTTTCTCCCAGGAGCCGGCGGACCAGTCGGTGGTGTTGGGCCAGAGGGTGGTTCTGTCCTGCGTGGTCTTCAACTACTCGGGCATCGTGCAGTGGACCAAAGACGGCCTGGCCCTGGGCATCGGAGAGGACCTCAGGG cctGGCCACGGTACCGTGTGTTGCGTCTTGTGGACGTGGGGCAGTATAACCTGGAGATCACCTATGCTGAGCTGTCTGATGATTCGCTCTATGAGTGTCAGGCCACTGAAGCCGCCCTGCGCTCACGAAGAGCCAAGCTCACTGTGCTCA tccctcCGGATGACCCAGTGATAGAAGGTGGCCCCGAGATTTTACTGACAGCAGGGGCTCCCTTCAACCTGACGTGTGTGTCACGAGGAGCCAAACCAGCCTCCATCATCGAGTGGCTTAAAGAGGGACTGCCTGTAGAGGGGGCAGTCAGCACCACG GAGTTACTGCGGGACCGCAAGAGAGTGACCACTCGCAGTTTCCTGCCTATCTTGCcggtggacacagacacagggcgCAACTTCACCTGCATCACCTCCAACCAGGCCATACCAGCAGGGAAGCGCACCACCGCCAAACTCAACGTGTACC ATCCTCCCATAGTTACTCTGTCCATAGAGCCGCGCTCTGtactggaaggagagagagtcacCTTTACCTGCCAGGCTACAGCCAACCCTCCTATCAGGGGatacaa gtgggCGAAAGGTGGTGTTATCCTCCAGGGGGCCAGGGAGAGGGTGTTTGTGACTAAAGCTGACCACTCCTTCTTCACTGAACCTGTCTCCTGCCTCGTCTTCAACGACATCGGCAGCACCAACGTCAGCATCCTGGTGGACGTACACT tTGGGCCCTATCTAGTGGTAGAGCCTCGTCCCGTGACGACGGACATTGACTCGGACGTGACGCTCAACTGCAAGTGGTCTGGAAATcctcccctcaccctcactTGGACCAAGAAGGGCTCCAGCATG gtgctcaGTAACAGTAACCAGTTGTACCTGAAGTCGGTGAGCCAGGCAGATGCTGGTCAGTACGTGTGTAAGGCCATCGTGCCCCGGATCGgcgtgggagagacagaggtcaCACTTACAGTCAACG gtccACCCATCATCTCCAGCGAGGCTGTTCAGTATGCAgtgaggggtgagaggggagaggtcaAATGCTACATTGCCAGCACCCCTCCTCCTGATAAGATT gtgtGGGCATGGAAGGAGAAcgtgtgggagaaagagaatgggaaGCTCATGGAGCGCTACACTGTGGAGCAGAGTAAACCGTCACAAGGTGGCGCTGTTCTCTCCACCCTCACCATCAACAATGTCATGGAGACCGATTTCCAATCCACCTACAACTGCACCGCCTGGAACGCTTTTGGCCCCGGGACCATGATCATCACACTCGAGGAGAtgg aAATAGTGCCTGTTGGGATCATAGCTGGCGGGACGATTGGCTGTATCatcctggtgctgctgctctctaTGGCTCTAGTGCTCTTCCTCTACCGCCAGCGCAAAGgca GTCGTCGTGGGGTCACCCTTGGCAAGCCTGACATCAAGGTTGAGACCATCAACAAAGAGACGCATAGCCTGGAAGAGGACTCCGCCAGTGTCTCTACGGCGACGCGCATGGTCAAGGCCATGTACTCT TTTTTGccctctgtgtccctgtctcccTCATCCCAGCCCTTTAAGGACGACATCGACCACAAACAGGAGCTACGCAGCGACACACTCGACACACGGCAGGATTACGAGCTCAAG gACCCCACGAATGGCTACTATAACGTGCGCGCCTCCACCCATGACGAGGGTCGCCCGGCGTCTCGCTCCATGCACTACTCCGAGTACCGCACCACCACGACAGCAGGGGGCGCCGCCACGGTCAGCGTGAGCGCCAGCTCTGCCGGGGGCGGGGCCGGGGGAGCGGCCGGGGGGGGAGGCGGGGGCACGCCGGGGAGTCTGGCGCCGGGTTCTCGAGGGGGGGGCTGCTATGACCCCCGGCCCCCGTCGCGCCTCTCCCACAACAGCTACGCCCAGTTCAACACCTTCGGCAGGGCGGGGCAGAGCCAGCAGGGCGGGGCTAGCGCGGGTCCCTCCCCCGGTGACTTCCCGCCCGACTGCAGCCTGTTAGACTCCTCCCCCCAGCTGGCTTACGACAACTACGCCTACCCCTCGCACTACCCCTCGTACAGGATGGGCTTTGCCCCGCCCAGCCTGGCTCCACTGGAGGGCGGCCCAGCCTATGAGATGTATGGGGTGGGGCCACCTGTAGGGggtggggcagggggaggggctggAGCTCCGGGGGCGGGCTCAGAGGCAAGCCTGGGGAAGTACGGCAGCTCCACGCGTTTCTCCTACACCTCACAGCATTCCgactactcacacagacacacacagaggatgcaGACACACGTTTGA
- the kirrel1a gene encoding kin of IRRE-like protein 1a isoform X2, which translates to MQRILLLSLALCTFHRVAGAARFSQEPADQSVVLGQRVVLSCVVFNYSGIVQWTKDGLALGIGEDLRAWPRYRVLRLVDVGQYNLEITYAELSDDSLYECQATEAALRSRRAKLTVLIPPDDPVIEGGPEILLTAGAPFNLTCVSRGAKPASIIEWLKEGLPVEGAVSTTELLRDRKRVTTRSFLPILPVDTDTGRNFTCITSNQAIPAGKRTTAKLNVYHPPIVTLSIEPRSVLEGERVTFTCQATANPPIRGYKWAKGGVILQGARERVFVTKADHSFFTEPVSCLVFNDIGSTNVSILVDVHFGPYLVVEPRPVTTDIDSDVTLNCKWSGNPPLTLTWTKKGSSMVLSNSNQLYLKSVSQADAGQYVCKAIVPRIGVGETEVTLTVNGPPIISSEAVQYAVRGERGEVKCYIASTPPPDKIVWAWKENVWEKENGKLMERYTVEQSKPSQGGAVLSTLTINNVMETDFQSTYNCTAWNAFGPGTMIITLEEMEIVPVGIIAGGTIGCIILVLLLSMALVLFLYRQRKGSRRGVTLGKPDIKVETINKETHSLEEDSASVSTATRMVKAMYSPFKDDIDHKQELRSDTLDTRQDYELKDPTNGYYNVRASTHDEGRPASRSMHYSEYRTTTTAGGAATVSVSASSAGGGAGGAAGGGGGGTPGSLAPGSRGGGCYDPRPPSRLSHNSYAQFNTFGRAGQSQQGGASAGPSPGDFPPDCSLLDSSPQLAYDNYAYPSHYPSYRMGFAPPSLAPLEGGPAYEMYGVGPPVGGGAGGGAGAPGAGSEASLGKYGSSTRFSYTSQHSDYSHRHTQRMQTHV; encoded by the exons ATGCAGCGGATTCTGCTCCTGAGTTTGGCGCTGTGTACTTTTCACCGAG TGGCCGGAGCGGCCCGTTTCTCCCAGGAGCCGGCGGACCAGTCGGTGGTGTTGGGCCAGAGGGTGGTTCTGTCCTGCGTGGTCTTCAACTACTCGGGCATCGTGCAGTGGACCAAAGACGGCCTGGCCCTGGGCATCGGAGAGGACCTCAGGG cctGGCCACGGTACCGTGTGTTGCGTCTTGTGGACGTGGGGCAGTATAACCTGGAGATCACCTATGCTGAGCTGTCTGATGATTCGCTCTATGAGTGTCAGGCCACTGAAGCCGCCCTGCGCTCACGAAGAGCCAAGCTCACTGTGCTCA tccctcCGGATGACCCAGTGATAGAAGGTGGCCCCGAGATTTTACTGACAGCAGGGGCTCCCTTCAACCTGACGTGTGTGTCACGAGGAGCCAAACCAGCCTCCATCATCGAGTGGCTTAAAGAGGGACTGCCTGTAGAGGGGGCAGTCAGCACCACG GAGTTACTGCGGGACCGCAAGAGAGTGACCACTCGCAGTTTCCTGCCTATCTTGCcggtggacacagacacagggcgCAACTTCACCTGCATCACCTCCAACCAGGCCATACCAGCAGGGAAGCGCACCACCGCCAAACTCAACGTGTACC ATCCTCCCATAGTTACTCTGTCCATAGAGCCGCGCTCTGtactggaaggagagagagtcacCTTTACCTGCCAGGCTACAGCCAACCCTCCTATCAGGGGatacaa gtgggCGAAAGGTGGTGTTATCCTCCAGGGGGCCAGGGAGAGGGTGTTTGTGACTAAAGCTGACCACTCCTTCTTCACTGAACCTGTCTCCTGCCTCGTCTTCAACGACATCGGCAGCACCAACGTCAGCATCCTGGTGGACGTACACT tTGGGCCCTATCTAGTGGTAGAGCCTCGTCCCGTGACGACGGACATTGACTCGGACGTGACGCTCAACTGCAAGTGGTCTGGAAATcctcccctcaccctcactTGGACCAAGAAGGGCTCCAGCATG gtgctcaGTAACAGTAACCAGTTGTACCTGAAGTCGGTGAGCCAGGCAGATGCTGGTCAGTACGTGTGTAAGGCCATCGTGCCCCGGATCGgcgtgggagagacagaggtcaCACTTACAGTCAACG gtccACCCATCATCTCCAGCGAGGCTGTTCAGTATGCAgtgaggggtgagaggggagaggtcaAATGCTACATTGCCAGCACCCCTCCTCCTGATAAGATT gtgtGGGCATGGAAGGAGAAcgtgtgggagaaagagaatgggaaGCTCATGGAGCGCTACACTGTGGAGCAGAGTAAACCGTCACAAGGTGGCGCTGTTCTCTCCACCCTCACCATCAACAATGTCATGGAGACCGATTTCCAATCCACCTACAACTGCACCGCCTGGAACGCTTTTGGCCCCGGGACCATGATCATCACACTCGAGGAGAtgg aAATAGTGCCTGTTGGGATCATAGCTGGCGGGACGATTGGCTGTATCatcctggtgctgctgctctctaTGGCTCTAGTGCTCTTCCTCTACCGCCAGCGCAAAGgca GTCGTCGTGGGGTCACCCTTGGCAAGCCTGACATCAAGGTTGAGACCATCAACAAAGAGACGCATAGCCTGGAAGAGGACTCCGCCAGTGTCTCTACGGCGACGCGCATGGTCAAGGCCATGTACTCT CCCTTTAAGGACGACATCGACCACAAACAGGAGCTACGCAGCGACACACTCGACACACGGCAGGATTACGAGCTCAAG gACCCCACGAATGGCTACTATAACGTGCGCGCCTCCACCCATGACGAGGGTCGCCCGGCGTCTCGCTCCATGCACTACTCCGAGTACCGCACCACCACGACAGCAGGGGGCGCCGCCACGGTCAGCGTGAGCGCCAGCTCTGCCGGGGGCGGGGCCGGGGGAGCGGCCGGGGGGGGAGGCGGGGGCACGCCGGGGAGTCTGGCGCCGGGTTCTCGAGGGGGGGGCTGCTATGACCCCCGGCCCCCGTCGCGCCTCTCCCACAACAGCTACGCCCAGTTCAACACCTTCGGCAGGGCGGGGCAGAGCCAGCAGGGCGGGGCTAGCGCGGGTCCCTCCCCCGGTGACTTCCCGCCCGACTGCAGCCTGTTAGACTCCTCCCCCCAGCTGGCTTACGACAACTACGCCTACCCCTCGCACTACCCCTCGTACAGGATGGGCTTTGCCCCGCCCAGCCTGGCTCCACTGGAGGGCGGCCCAGCCTATGAGATGTATGGGGTGGGGCCACCTGTAGGGggtggggcagggggaggggctggAGCTCCGGGGGCGGGCTCAGAGGCAAGCCTGGGGAAGTACGGCAGCTCCACGCGTTTCTCCTACACCTCACAGCATTCCgactactcacacagacacacacagaggatgcaGACACACGTTTGA